The Hymenobacter baengnokdamensis genome includes a region encoding these proteins:
- a CDS encoding NYN domain-containing protein — translation MLTLNTSPVASPAAAASPYAAVFIDFENVYYFLKNHYLDPQDPHDYALDLVRALRDTLKRELGLDSLVLYAYADFDRLPSGPQGPLYLMGVDTRNVLGTDHKNAADMQLCIDALEVLYTRPDIGTFVLVAGDRDYIPVLQHLRRQARQVKVVGFRESVSGDLLLMLGQEHFLDARELLPAGRLQALEDHRAARQQQAEETRRLREQGTVGVQSAAARQAAQDAASAPAAASAGQAVSPPPVRLTTAARPLSMMEQLLQEPAPAFMPSRRVTRPDERRCLEFLLEQVQKFGNQQATPEIWVSPFLRRLTDVLPELPDWERRQLLTQLREAGAVRIEKREGEPHPFSVIIVNYQHPDVWELNPGEKE, via the coding sequence ATGCTCACTCTCAACACTTCGCCGGTGGCCTCGCCTGCGGCCGCGGCATCGCCGTATGCGGCGGTCTTTATTGATTTTGAGAATGTTTACTATTTTCTCAAAAACCACTACCTCGACCCGCAGGACCCCCACGACTACGCCCTCGACCTGGTGCGGGCCCTGCGCGACACGCTCAAGCGCGAGCTGGGCCTCGACTCGCTGGTGCTCTACGCCTACGCCGATTTCGACCGTTTGCCCAGCGGCCCGCAGGGGCCGCTGTACCTCATGGGCGTCGATACGCGCAACGTGCTGGGCACCGACCATAAAAACGCGGCCGATATGCAGCTATGCATCGATGCCCTCGAAGTGCTGTATACCCGGCCCGACATTGGCACCTTTGTGCTGGTGGCCGGCGACCGCGACTACATTCCGGTGCTGCAACACCTGCGCCGCCAGGCGCGGCAGGTGAAAGTGGTGGGCTTCCGCGAAAGCGTATCGGGCGACCTGCTGCTAATGCTGGGCCAGGAGCATTTTCTCGATGCCCGCGAGCTGCTGCCCGCCGGCCGCCTGCAGGCGCTGGAAGACCACCGGGCCGCCCGCCAGCAGCAGGCCGAAGAAACCCGCCGCCTGCGTGAGCAGGGCACCGTGGGCGTGCAGTCGGCGGCCGCCCGGCAGGCCGCCCAGGATGCCGCCAGTGCGCCGGCTGCGGCTTCGGCCGGCCAGGCCGTGTCGCCGCCGCCCGTGCGCCTTACCACCGCCGCGCGCCCGCTCAGCATGATGGAGCAGCTGCTGCAAGAGCCCGCGCCCGCGTTTATGCCCAGCCGCCGCGTCACGCGGCCCGACGAGCGCCGCTGCCTGGAGTTTCTACTGGAGCAGGTCCAGAAATTTGGTAATCAGCAGGCTACGCCCGAAATATGGGTCAGCCCTTTCCTGCGCCGCCTCACCGACGTGCTTCCCGAGCTGCCCGACTGGGAGCGTCGCCAGCTGCTCACCCAGCTCCGCGAGGCCGGGGCGGTGCGCATCGAAAAGCGCGAGGGCGAGCCGCACCCGTTCTCGGTTATCATCGTCAATTACCAGCACCCCGACGTGTGGGAATTAAACCCAGGTGAGAAAGAGTAG